In Pseudoalteromonas carrageenovora IAM 12662, the following proteins share a genomic window:
- a CDS encoding DUF547 domain-containing protein: MYKWILLTCLVLSNLATAKDESLAKEFSDFSINNDITISYDDLDQLLKLTVVDTGRSDRKKASKSQALIGTKMRSSKKKNTKNEANRFFFEEVSKSEISEGFNKIRVSLESLPNEIALNNLSLNEQLAYWLNLYNTAVVEQLLKHYPVRDTEKLLFGKNSILEEKFLSVSGHALSLNDIQKIVFKKFTNKPIVMYGFYQGNIGSPNLRAEAYYGNKVFHQLEDNGDEFVNSNRGLYLGKKNKLYVSKYFEQTKPLFENFETDLHYHLEKYVDTGMRYDVKNAKSIRFKIEDWSITDIFGTERVIGGSSATNNAAMLNAVVSNSTYPKGADGSGSGVGAVNLNFISDSITNKTMDFGRFSADQIEKLKALKLKTESNSGTVNIKDLSTDKSEN; the protein is encoded by the coding sequence ATGTACAAGTGGATTTTGCTTACATGCTTGGTTTTAAGTAACTTAGCAACTGCTAAAGATGAGAGCTTAGCGAAAGAGTTCTCTGACTTTAGTATTAATAATGACATCACTATTTCATATGATGATTTAGACCAACTTTTAAAGTTAACAGTTGTAGATACTGGCCGTTCGGATAGAAAAAAAGCGTCTAAATCACAAGCGTTAATTGGCACAAAAATGCGTTCGTCAAAAAAGAAAAATACAAAGAACGAAGCTAATCGGTTTTTCTTTGAAGAAGTTAGTAAGTCTGAAATAAGTGAAGGATTTAATAAAATACGTGTAAGCCTTGAAAGCTTACCCAATGAGATAGCTTTAAATAACTTATCACTAAATGAACAGCTAGCTTATTGGTTAAACCTCTACAACACCGCAGTAGTTGAACAACTACTCAAACACTACCCTGTTAGAGACACTGAAAAGTTACTCTTTGGTAAAAATAGCATTTTAGAAGAAAAGTTTTTATCCGTCTCAGGGCATGCATTGTCTCTAAATGATATTCAAAAAATAGTTTTTAAAAAATTCACTAATAAACCTATTGTTATGTATGGCTTTTACCAGGGTAATATTGGCAGTCCTAACTTAAGAGCAGAAGCCTACTATGGCAATAAGGTATTTCATCAGCTTGAAGATAATGGCGACGAATTTGTTAATTCCAACAGAGGTTTATATCTTGGGAAAAAAAATAAACTTTACGTTTCAAAATACTTCGAGCAAACAAAACCTTTATTTGAAAATTTCGAGACTGATCTGCATTACCACCTAGAAAAATATGTAGATACAGGTATGCGATACGACGTAAAAAATGCTAAGTCGATTAGGTTTAAAATTGAAGATTGGAGCATTACAGATATATTTGGAACTGAGAGAGTTATCGGCGGCTCTTCAGCAACTAATAACGCAGCTATGCTTAATGCGGTAGTAAGTAACTCTACTTATCCAAAGGGCGCCGATGGAAGTGGCTCTGGTGTTGGAGCTGTAAACCTCAACTTTATTTCTGACTCAATCACCAATAAAACTATGGATTTTGGTCGGTTTTCTGCTGATCAAATTGAAAAATTAAAAGCATTAAAACTAAAAACTGAAAGTAATTCGGGTACAGTCAATATAAAAGACTTATCGACTGATAAAAGCGAAAATTAA
- a CDS encoding autotransporter assembly complex protein TamA yields MFIKFLRCMCIVGALISANSYAAEKVIEDYEIKGISGDLENNVALYLKQLIGEKPTRTLRRYAQKQVQNSIKALGYYSPTVEVEYDKDDSELIVKVERGPATRIEAISITLNGEGKNDTQLQALIKNTSLKQGDVLNHGRYDSAHKKIESMLLELGYFDAKWPARKLEVSVQKNSAVITFVINTGVRYQFGNIEIASNTPAEKYIRSLAPFTQGQPYKSTYIADYNLDLSSTPYFASVRVYADIAARKNSQVPIKVDVLPKPANSYEVGGGYSTDLGPKIRFKWSKPWITEDGHYLETNLNVAQKQQDISMAYTIPVDDPNDDLWRFSVGYKLEDELTNDTYSEILTGQLQRQWLTENKWVRTAFLRRDQETYRIGDEPEESTEMLMPGISYARKKSKGGTTPYWGEQWLISAEFGLDDVLSSTNLVRVQMQHAWLRTYLDKHLVFLKANVGAMLVDDLENVPYSLRFYAGGDQSVRGFAYQSISPENDDGDLIGGKYLLTSTIEYNYQFAQNWRAALFVDGGTATNDFSDDFEVGAGFGFRYLTPVGPVRIDHAWGLTKESKSTRLSITIGPEI; encoded by the coding sequence TTGTTTATTAAGTTTTTACGTTGCATGTGTATTGTGGGAGCCTTAATCTCGGCAAACAGCTATGCAGCAGAAAAAGTCATTGAAGATTACGAAATTAAAGGAATTAGTGGCGATTTAGAAAATAATGTTGCGCTTTACCTTAAGCAATTAATTGGAGAAAAGCCAACTCGCACTCTGCGTCGTTATGCACAAAAACAAGTACAAAACAGTATTAAAGCGCTTGGGTATTACAGCCCAACCGTTGAAGTTGAATACGATAAAGACGATAGCGAGTTAATTGTTAAAGTTGAGCGTGGGCCTGCAACTCGAATAGAGGCAATTAGTATTACCTTAAACGGTGAAGGTAAAAACGATACACAGCTGCAAGCACTAATAAAAAATACTAGCTTAAAGCAGGGTGATGTTTTAAACCACGGTAGGTACGACTCTGCACATAAAAAAATAGAGTCAATGCTTTTAGAGCTTGGCTACTTTGACGCTAAATGGCCTGCAAGAAAGTTAGAAGTGTCGGTGCAAAAAAATAGTGCCGTTATTACGTTTGTGATTAATACCGGAGTACGCTATCAGTTTGGTAATATTGAAATTGCGAGTAATACCCCAGCTGAAAAATACATACGTTCTTTAGCGCCATTTACTCAAGGGCAGCCGTATAAATCAACATATATAGCCGACTATAACCTTGATTTATCAAGTACTCCTTATTTTGCAAGTGTTCGTGTTTATGCCGATATTGCCGCGCGAAAAAATAGCCAGGTACCTATCAAAGTTGATGTCCTGCCCAAACCCGCAAATAGCTATGAAGTTGGGGGGGGGTACAGCACTGATTTAGGTCCAAAAATACGTTTTAAATGGAGCAAGCCCTGGATCACTGAAGATGGCCATTACCTAGAGACGAACTTAAATGTAGCGCAAAAGCAACAAGATATTTCAATGGCTTACACCATTCCTGTTGACGATCCTAATGATGACTTGTGGCGGTTCTCTGTAGGTTACAAATTAGAAGATGAACTCACAAATGATACCTACAGCGAAATACTAACGGGCCAATTACAGCGCCAATGGCTGACCGAAAATAAGTGGGTGCGTACAGCTTTTTTACGCAGAGACCAAGAAACATATCGCATTGGTGATGAGCCTGAAGAAAGTACTGAAATGCTAATGCCTGGTATTAGTTACGCTCGCAAAAAATCAAAAGGCGGGACGACTCCTTATTGGGGAGAGCAGTGGCTAATTTCGGCTGAATTTGGCCTAGATGATGTTCTCTCAAGTACTAATTTAGTAAGAGTACAAATGCAACATGCGTGGCTACGTACCTATTTAGATAAGCATTTGGTGTTTTTAAAAGCAAATGTAGGTGCAATGCTCGTTGATGATCTTGAAAACGTACCTTACTCACTTCGCTTTTACGCCGGTGGTGACCAAAGCGTTCGTGGCTTTGCATACCAATCAATTTCGCCAGAAAATGATGATGGCGACCTCATAGGTGGTAAATACTTACTAACCAGTACAATAGAGTACAACTACCAATTTGCTCAAAATTGGCGCGCGGCTTTATTTGTTGATGGCGGTACGGCTACAAATGACTTTTCAGATGATTTTGAGGTAGGTGCTGGTTTTGGTTTTCGTTATTTAACACCTGTTGGCCCTGTGCGTATAGACCATGCTTGGGGATTAACAAAAGAAAGTAAAAGTACACGCTTGAGTATTACTATAGGGCCAGAAATTTAA
- a CDS encoding alpha/beta hydrolase family protein codes for MSTLFKLIIISYLCVISFEINAQKPQPTIEDFFKNPKFSNLQLSPNGKYLAVLSPINDRKNIVILETEGLKNAKPVTKFDDQDINNFSWANDNEIVFDLDSNGNEAFSLYKINVNTKRAKVIELVGSKVGSSGIRSASIVHMLPNDPDHIIIQYNGRNIKAPDLYKLPLNSKWDRKHERNYKMDIIAKNPGGYQGWLLDHDGDVRGALSIDGLRGKFYYKNKDEEKFRVLREYNIEDENITPLAFDFDNKTLFVSSNIGRDTSALYYFHPEKNELGELIFGMPEVDVSNLMLSIKRKKLLGVKYLDEYPEVVYFDTETAQMMASLESAFKDKVVNVTSRSKDEVLNIVYVGSDTDPGHYYLYDKAKNTLKSLVSPMDWLDKSQLSPMKPIKFNSRDGLTIRGYLTIPKDSNGKSLPLIVNPHGGPYGIRNTWGFNPETQFFASRGYATVQVNFRGSGGYGRRFQQAGYGGKWGSEMQNDLTDAVKYLVSEGVVDPKRVCIYGSSYGGYATMAGLTYTPEIYKCGINYVGITDVSLLFDSLPKHWEPQRELLKKQIGDPDDEALMKKISPLYHVDKIVAPLMIVQGAKDPRVVKKHATDLRDASEDRGIVLTDDEWIMKDDEGHGFQKEENKIELYTKIEKFLNKHL; via the coding sequence ATGTCAACATTATTTAAGTTAATAATAATCTCTTATTTGTGTGTTATTTCTTTTGAAATTAATGCCCAAAAACCCCAACCTACAATTGAAGATTTTTTTAAAAATCCTAAGTTCTCTAATCTACAACTTTCACCTAATGGAAAGTATTTAGCGGTACTTTCGCCAATTAACGATAGAAAAAATATTGTAATCCTTGAAACGGAGGGCTTAAAAAATGCAAAGCCAGTTACAAAATTTGATGATCAAGATATAAATAACTTTTCTTGGGCTAATGATAATGAAATCGTTTTTGACCTTGATAGTAATGGCAATGAAGCTTTTAGCCTGTACAAAATAAATGTAAATACTAAAAGGGCCAAAGTAATTGAACTAGTTGGTTCCAAAGTCGGCTCATCAGGTATTCGCTCTGCAAGCATAGTACATATGTTACCTAACGACCCAGATCACATTATTATCCAATACAATGGCAGGAATATTAAAGCGCCAGATTTATATAAATTGCCATTAAATAGTAAATGGGATCGTAAGCATGAAAGAAATTACAAAATGGATATCATTGCTAAGAACCCCGGTGGTTATCAAGGTTGGCTCTTAGATCACGACGGCGATGTCAGAGGGGCGCTCTCAATTGATGGACTAAGAGGTAAATTTTATTATAAAAATAAAGATGAAGAAAAGTTCCGAGTTTTACGAGAGTATAATATTGAAGATGAAAATATTACTCCATTAGCATTTGATTTTGATAATAAAACACTTTTTGTCTCTTCAAATATAGGTAGAGATACGTCTGCTTTATACTACTTTCATCCAGAGAAAAATGAATTGGGTGAATTAATTTTTGGCATGCCAGAGGTGGATGTTTCAAATTTAATGCTATCGATAAAACGTAAAAAGTTGTTAGGAGTGAAATACTTAGACGAGTATCCTGAGGTAGTTTATTTCGATACTGAAACAGCACAAATGATGGCCTCTCTTGAGAGCGCTTTCAAAGATAAAGTGGTCAATGTTACCAGCAGGTCGAAAGATGAAGTGCTTAATATTGTGTATGTAGGAAGCGACACTGATCCAGGCCATTATTATTTGTATGATAAGGCAAAAAACACGCTTAAATCATTAGTTTCGCCAATGGACTGGCTTGATAAAAGTCAGTTATCCCCAATGAAACCTATTAAGTTTAATAGCCGTGACGGTTTAACGATTCGAGGCTATCTTACAATACCCAAAGATAGCAACGGTAAAAGTTTGCCTTTAATTGTAAACCCTCATGGCGGCCCTTACGGTATTCGAAACACTTGGGGCTTTAATCCTGAAACACAATTTTTTGCGAGTCGAGGTTATGCAACAGTACAAGTAAACTTTCGTGGCTCTGGTGGTTATGGCCGTAGATTTCAGCAAGCAGGATACGGCGGTAAGTGGGGATCCGAAATGCAAAATGACTTAACAGATGCTGTTAAATATTTAGTAAGTGAAGGGGTTGTAGACCCAAAAAGGGTATGTATTTATGGTTCTAGTTACGGTGGCTATGCAACTATGGCCGGACTTACTTATACACCTGAGATATATAAGTGCGGTATCAATTATGTGGGCATAACCGATGTAAGTTTACTTTTTGATTCACTTCCTAAACATTGGGAACCTCAAAGAGAGTTATTAAAAAAGCAAATAGGTGATCCTGATGATGAAGCGCTAATGAAAAAAATATCACCGCTTTACCATGTTGATAAAATAGTGGCGCCTTTGATGATTGTACAAGGAGCAAAGGATCCTCGGGTTGTTAAAAAGCATGCTACAGATCTAAGAGATGCTTCAGAAGATCGTGGAATCGTGCTTACTGATGATGAGTGGATTATGAAAGATGATGAAGGGCATGGATTCCAAAAAGAGGAAAATAAAATAGAGCTTTATACAAAAATAGAAAAGTTTTTGAATAAGCACTTATAG
- a CDS encoding ribonuclease E inhibitor RraB, with amino-acid sequence MQFPDDDNGLLLAEIAAAGVDLSKMHQIDFFILFEQQTDAEKFAKEIISDALVQNADVEKCKDTGVWEVITHVQMVPEHTLLGQAEQYLESIANSYNGYGDGWGLMDEDAA; translated from the coding sequence ATGCAATTCCCTGATGATGATAACGGCCTACTTTTAGCCGAAATAGCCGCTGCTGGCGTTGATTTAAGCAAAATGCACCAAATCGATTTTTTCATTTTATTTGAGCAGCAAACAGATGCAGAAAAGTTTGCCAAAGAAATAATCTCTGATGCATTAGTTCAAAACGCTGATGTTGAAAAATGCAAAGATACTGGCGTATGGGAAGTAATTACTCATGTCCAAATGGTGCCAGAGCACACATTGCTAGGACAAGCTGAGCAATACCTAGAAAGCATTGCTAACAGCTATAACGGTTACGGTGATGGTTGGGGATTAATGGACGAAGACGCCGCCTAA
- a CDS encoding H-NS histone family protein, which translates to MKEVRSFIKTASLTELEKAQQIISDAIAKYTEQLQAKQEVLDLLKEKGLTLEDLQDTSADKRTKVKAKYRIEVDGEVIEWTGRGRRPKAFEGVDLQKHLA; encoded by the coding sequence ATGAAAGAAGTCCGATCTTTTATTAAAACAGCATCATTAACAGAGCTCGAAAAAGCACAACAAATAATTAGTGATGCAATTGCAAAATATACTGAGCAGCTACAAGCTAAACAGGAAGTGTTGGATCTTTTAAAAGAAAAAGGACTTACGTTAGAAGATTTACAAGACACATCAGCAGATAAGCGTACTAAAGTTAAAGCTAAATATCGTATAGAAGTTGATGGTGAAGTTATTGAATGGACTGGCCGTGGCCGACGTCCAAAAGCGTTTGAAGGTGTTGATTTACAAAAGCACTTAGCCTAA
- a CDS encoding DEAD/DEAH box helicase translates to MSYKLRPYQQEAVERSVLHFRVTNDPAVIVLPTGAGKSLVIAELARIAKQKILVLAHVKELVEQNSQKYKSFGLEASIFSAGLKEKSLNHQVTFASVQSLSRNLNKLNEHYSLLIIDECHRVNGDKKSQYGKVINALKEYNPQLKVLGLTATPYRLGMGWIYHHHYHGFVKGTKESPFRSCIFELPLRYMIKHKYLTPPNEVDAAISHYDFSSLEANAFGQYTTDDMNALLKKSERATQAILKQVIKYSEEREGVMVFAATVMHAQEILSYLPAAQSALITGDTPNTERDKIIKQFKAKQLKYLVNISVLTTGFDAPHVDFIAILRPTESVSLYQQIVGRGLRLSESKTDCLVIDYAGNGFNLFHPEVGDKKGDSDNEPVQVLCPGCGFANIFWGKTDSEGKVTEHFGRRCQGLLEDDAGRKEQCDYRFRFKECEQCGAQNDIAARKCHDCGAVMADPDDKLRNALNLKDALVLRCSGLSVVQLKDDLIKLTYFDEDGASCDEIYNLASKGGQFIFNKQFGKRVGHGQTPIDFKTAKQVIKAQFDLVPPDFVIARKSKKYGWKVADKLFDYKGSFRKANQLSR, encoded by the coding sequence ATGAGCTATAAATTAAGACCTTATCAGCAAGAAGCAGTAGAGCGTAGTGTTTTACACTTTAGAGTAACAAACGATCCTGCGGTAATTGTATTACCTACTGGTGCTGGTAAAAGCCTCGTCATAGCTGAACTCGCTCGTATTGCAAAGCAAAAGATTTTGGTACTGGCTCACGTTAAAGAACTTGTAGAGCAGAACTCACAAAAATATAAAAGTTTTGGTTTAGAGGCTAGTATATTTTCAGCAGGTTTAAAAGAAAAATCATTAAACCATCAAGTAACCTTTGCCAGTGTGCAGTCTTTATCGCGTAATTTAAATAAACTAAATGAGCATTATTCTTTACTTATTATAGATGAATGCCACCGAGTAAATGGTGATAAAAAAAGCCAGTACGGTAAAGTTATAAACGCTTTAAAGGAGTATAACCCTCAGTTAAAAGTATTGGGTTTAACGGCTACGCCTTATAGATTAGGAATGGGGTGGATATACCACCATCATTACCATGGTTTTGTTAAAGGCACGAAAGAAAGCCCATTTAGAAGTTGTATATTTGAGTTACCGCTGAGGTATATGATTAAACATAAATACTTAACGCCACCAAATGAAGTTGATGCAGCAATTAGTCATTATGATTTTTCGTCTTTAGAGGCTAATGCGTTTGGGCAATACACTACTGACGATATGAATGCGCTTTTAAAAAAGAGTGAGCGCGCAACGCAAGCTATATTGAAGCAAGTAATAAAATATAGTGAAGAGCGTGAAGGTGTTATGGTCTTTGCGGCTACGGTAATGCACGCCCAAGAGATTTTAAGCTATTTACCTGCAGCACAAAGTGCACTAATAACAGGTGATACCCCAAATACTGAACGCGATAAAATTATAAAACAGTTCAAAGCAAAGCAGCTCAAATACTTGGTTAATATATCGGTGTTAACGACTGGGTTTGATGCACCTCATGTCGATTTTATTGCTATTTTAAGGCCTACAGAATCAGTTAGTTTATATCAGCAAATTGTGGGGCGAGGACTCAGGTTATCTGAATCAAAAACGGATTGCTTAGTAATAGATTATGCCGGAAATGGTTTTAATTTATTTCATCCTGAAGTGGGCGATAAAAAAGGCGATAGTGATAACGAGCCTGTCCAAGTGCTTTGCCCTGGTTGCGGATTTGCTAATATATTTTGGGGTAAAACAGACTCAGAAGGTAAAGTAACTGAGCACTTTGGTAGGCGTTGCCAAGGCTTACTAGAAGATGATGCAGGTAGAAAAGAGCAGTGCGATTATCGCTTTAGATTTAAAGAGTGTGAGCAATGCGGTGCACAAAACGATATTGCAGCACGAAAATGCCATGATTGTGGTGCCGTTATGGCAGACCCTGATGATAAACTGCGTAACGCATTAAATTTAAAAGATGCATTGGTACTTAGGTGTAGTGGGTTATCAGTGGTACAACTTAAAGACGATTTAATTAAATTAACGTATTTTGATGAAGATGGCGCAAGTTGCGATGAGATATATAACCTTGCCAGTAAAGGTGGGCAGTTTATCTTTAATAAGCAGTTTGGTAAACGCGTGGGCCATGGACAAACACCGATAGACTTTAAAACGGCAAAACAAGTTATTAAAGCGCAGTTTGACTTAGTCCCTCCCGACTTTGTTATTGCACGAAAAAGTAAAAAATATGGTTGGAAAGTGGCTGATAAACTATTTGACTATAAGGGCAGCTTTAGAAAGGCAAATCAGTTAAGTCGTTAA
- a CDS encoding TonB-dependent receptor produces the protein MLNNKVSKAVRLAIAFGAASTVAFSANTIAAEEGAEKVERIQVTGSRIKQVDLENSSPVTVITAADINLSGEPSVGDVLNNLSSNSFGSWTGVSGYGAGSSATSSINLRGLGSDATLVLLDGRRMPGTSTSSGASADTSLIPMAIVERIEILRDGASAVYGSAAVAGVINIITKKDFDGLNLKYEFNQPSVDGGDSSTFSVSSGFTAEKGNIVFTFEHSESDAIYDRDIWALDDETYGAYSSYSPVSNYLDSTGYHANSDLCDAEPNTVNTIDADGNGRCTYSYGEVTKFYPDTNKNSFLTNFTYELSDDIRFIGRAMASFNETDARYAGTPVSTTPIYMSEDNQYNPSDEEVRIFTRAVPIGNRDTTTEVTTTDILVGLEGFTDIGNGLDWEINFQNSVSKTNSFGKNLVNDVAFQAAIDSGEYDVFNVSGMSYDDWSTSMTELYQEANHTGTYEGRYESKQIDGLVSTTLLDDGEFIVAGVVGAEFEQIDFTQISDPESANGFISGGSGGDDVYADRDRTAAYFEVQASFPHDVDLTVAGRYEKYDQSGTTNLGEKSTTFDKFVPKVGLTWRPTDTLLLRGSWGESFRAPNMGEMFQSYALSFPTVRDTAWCTANPNQELDGYCADAGEQVATWFGGNTELQAEEGDSTTLGFVWDAVEDLSIELTYYSINYDDKIDSVDNDELLRLELEQGGLNATPSTIERNAVTGKIDYMYTGYINKSSLSTDGIDFTARYRFDTEFGNFSSTLNVSRVLSFEEKADADAEVFDYAGLQDYPEWKSDLAVNYAYEDFSATWTMFYVGAQDSGNEEYGVDYYADIPSYFKHNVQVSYVAPTNTKIALGVNNLFDKTAPSIYDGFRDYRDSTWSLYDQTGRSLYLRLEQSF, from the coding sequence ATGTTAAATAACAAAGTTTCAAAGGCTGTTCGCTTAGCGATTGCATTTGGCGCAGCATCTACAGTTGCATTTTCAGCAAATACAATTGCAGCAGAAGAAGGCGCAGAGAAAGTAGAGCGCATTCAAGTAACAGGTTCACGTATTAAGCAAGTTGATTTAGAGAACAGTTCTCCAGTTACTGTAATTACTGCGGCCGACATCAACCTTTCAGGTGAACCATCTGTAGGTGATGTATTAAATAACTTATCTTCAAACTCATTTGGCTCTTGGACGGGTGTATCTGGTTACGGTGCAGGTTCTTCTGCAACTTCAAGTATTAACCTTCGTGGTTTAGGTTCTGACGCAACACTTGTATTATTAGATGGTCGTCGTATGCCTGGCACAAGTACTTCTTCAGGTGCTTCTGCTGATACATCTCTTATCCCTATGGCTATCGTTGAACGTATTGAAATTTTACGTGATGGCGCATCTGCAGTATATGGTTCTGCAGCGGTTGCTGGTGTAATTAACATCATCACTAAAAAAGATTTTGATGGTTTAAATCTTAAATATGAATTCAACCAACCAAGCGTTGACGGCGGTGATAGCAGTACTTTCTCTGTATCGTCAGGTTTTACTGCTGAAAAAGGTAATATTGTTTTCACTTTCGAACACTCTGAAAGCGATGCTATTTATGATAGAGATATTTGGGCACTTGATGACGAAACATACGGTGCATACAGCTCTTACAGCCCAGTATCTAACTACTTAGATAGTACTGGCTACCATGCAAATTCAGATTTATGTGATGCAGAACCTAATACTGTAAACACTATCGATGCTGATGGTAATGGCCGTTGTACATATAGCTACGGTGAAGTGACTAAGTTTTACCCAGATACGAACAAAAACTCATTTTTAACTAACTTTACATATGAGTTATCAGACGACATTCGTTTTATTGGTCGCGCTATGGCGAGCTTCAACGAAACTGATGCACGTTATGCTGGTACTCCAGTATCTACTACACCTATCTACATGAGCGAAGATAACCAATATAATCCTTCTGATGAAGAAGTACGTATTTTCACTCGTGCAGTACCAATCGGTAACCGTGATACAACAACTGAAGTAACAACAACTGATATTTTAGTTGGCCTTGAAGGCTTTACAGATATTGGCAATGGCCTTGATTGGGAAATTAACTTTCAAAATAGCGTATCAAAAACTAACTCATTTGGTAAAAACTTAGTAAATGATGTTGCTTTCCAAGCTGCTATTGATAGCGGTGAATACGATGTATTTAATGTTTCAGGCATGAGTTACGATGACTGGAGTACAAGCATGACTGAGCTTTACCAAGAAGCAAATCATACAGGTACGTACGAAGGTCGTTACGAAAGTAAACAAATCGATGGTTTAGTTTCAACTACATTATTAGACGATGGTGAATTTATTGTCGCGGGTGTTGTTGGTGCTGAGTTTGAACAAATCGACTTCACTCAAATTAGTGACCCAGAGTCTGCAAACGGATTTATTTCTGGTGGTTCTGGTGGTGATGATGTGTATGCAGATCGTGACCGTACAGCTGCTTACTTTGAAGTACAAGCTTCTTTCCCGCACGATGTTGATTTAACTGTTGCTGGTCGATATGAAAAATATGACCAAAGTGGTACTACTAACCTTGGTGAGAAAAGCACTACGTTTGATAAGTTTGTACCTAAAGTTGGTTTAACTTGGCGTCCAACAGATACTTTATTACTTCGTGGTTCTTGGGGTGAGTCATTCCGTGCACCAAACATGGGTGAGATGTTCCAATCTTACGCACTAAGTTTCCCAACTGTTCGTGATACAGCATGGTGTACAGCTAACCCAAATCAAGAACTTGATGGTTACTGTGCTGATGCCGGTGAGCAAGTGGCAACATGGTTTGGTGGTAACACTGAGCTACAGGCTGAAGAAGGCGACTCTACTACATTAGGTTTTGTTTGGGATGCAGTTGAAGACCTTTCAATTGAGTTAACTTACTACTCAATTAACTACGATGATAAAATTGATAGTGTAGATAATGATGAGCTTCTTCGTTTAGAGTTAGAGCAAGGTGGTTTAAATGCTACACCAAGCACTATCGAGCGTAATGCAGTTACAGGTAAAATCGATTACATGTACACTGGTTATATCAACAAGAGCTCACTGTCTACTGATGGTATAGACTTCACAGCTAGATACCGTTTTGATACAGAGTTTGGTAACTTCTCAAGTACATTAAACGTATCACGCGTTTTATCATTTGAAGAAAAAGCTGATGCAGATGCTGAAGTATTTGATTACGCAGGTTTACAAGACTACCCTGAGTGGAAATCAGACTTAGCTGTTAATTACGCTTATGAAGATTTCTCGGCTACATGGACTATGTTCTATGTTGGTGCACAGGATTCTGGTAACGAAGAGTATGGCGTAGATTACTATGCTGATATTCCTAGCTACTTCAAACATAATGTTCAAGTAAGCTATGTTGCACCTACAAATACTAAAATTGCTTTAGGTGTAAATAACTTGTTCGATAAAACAGCTCCAAGTATTTACGATGGGTTCCGAGATTACCGTGACTCTACATGGTCGCTATATGATCAAACAGGGCGTTCATTGTACTTACGCTTAGAACAATCGTTCTAA